In the Drosophila gunungcola strain Sukarami unplaced genomic scaffold, Dgunungcola_SK_2 000001F, whole genome shotgun sequence genome, one interval contains:
- the LOC128262957 gene encoding GTPase-activating protein skywalker isoform X2, which produces MPYHRGGDASSQADKLSGIVEESDLYEGFAPHVETSEIKTLDFYNLPKQTGKEPALRSFTEIQQLLQQAKKRDVKNILRENSWPINSPIRSQLWPLLCGQHQTKQQMLDGFYWEMVHQVFGTTELSEKPIMLPAFVDATHCLPYHLTSTGRAVADRIVNVLGYDCPDITYSPVLYPITSILLHFMSEEEAYMCLAGLVGSKEKVFINQTKLQHEVTWKTVMQIAKKHTKSATSYFQRICPGLKLERIFMDWCWWILAGLPFQHLVRIMDCYFHEGIKVLYRVALVILNLFHKECQSNNEWSPDNIKNDIGNALIKFCKKIPVSPAKLLHAAFSIRGLSTQYISRIFIKTEMLLKSRSVLTSGSKQLIKSRSSDNLPTSQSQVNIQMMSHTLTIREKLHSESCRNLGEKSPGHRAIAMGVYPIHNLKSQACKNEDLFTLWSWLPVRITMYQPVLLYTTEEHGCSLTTFYVRVEQHEPTLLMIKTCNNEVFGAYCSSRWFERNVKDDKGQRQAYFGTGETFLFSLYPERAKYPWVGIEGDKDLGHSSELFMAADSKMITIGGGEGQAIWMDENIRFGKTDSCKTFNNPPLCPSGDFEIRVLEVYGFVGI; this is translated from the exons GCAAAGAGCCGGCACTGCGCTCCTTCACCGAGATCCAACAGCTGTTGCAGCAGGCCAAGAAACGTGACGTGAAAAACATACTCAGGGAGAACTCATGGCCCATTAATTCCCCGATCCGATCCCAGCTATGGCCGTTGCTGTGTGGCCAGCACCAGACCAAGCAACAGATGCTGGATGGCTTTTACTGGGAAATGGTTCACCAG GTCTTTGGCACCACGGAGCTGTCGGAGAAACCGATCATGCTGCCCGCCTTTGTGGACGCCACCCACTGTTTGCCCTATCACTTGACCAGCACGGGACGAGCCGTGGCCGATCGCATCGTGAATGTCCTGGGCTACGACTGCCCCGATATTACCTACAGTCCAGTATTGTATCCAATTACATCGATACTTTTGCATTTCATGTCGG AGGAGGAGGCGTACATGTGTTTGGCCGGTCTGGTGGGCAGCAAGGAAAAGGTATTCATCAATCAAACCAAACTACAGCACGAGGTCACCTGGAAAACGGTGATGCAGATAGCCAAAAAGCACACG AAAAGTGCAACTTCGTATTTCCAACGTATTTGCCCGGGCCTGAAGCTGGAGCGCATCTTCATGGACTGGTGCTGGTGGATTCTAGCGGGTCTTCCCTTCCAGCATCTGGTGCGGATCATGGACTGCTACTTCCACGAGGGCATCAAGGTCCTGTACCGTGTGGCCCTTGTCATACTCAACCTGTTTCACAAGGAGTGCCAGTCGAACAACGAATGGAGTCCggataatattaaaaacgaCATTGGCAATGCGCTAATCAAGTTCTGCAAGAAGATACCAGTGTCACCGGCGAAGTTGCTCCATGCCGCGTTTAGTATTAGGGGACTGAG TACCCAGTATATTTCTAGAATATTTATCAAGACTGAAATGCTACTAAAAAGCCGTTCCGTGCTCACCAGCGGTTCGAAGCAATTAATCAAATCGCGTTCAAGTGATAATCTGCCCACTAGTCAGTCGCAGGTCAACATCCAAATGATGTCGCACACCTTGACCATCCGAGAG aaGCTGCACTCCGAGAGCTGTCGCAATTTG GGCGAAAAGTCGCCCGGTCATAGAGCCATCGCGATGGGCGTTTATCCCATACACAATCTGAAAAGTCAAGCTTGTAAGAACGAAGAT CTGTTCACGCTGTGGTCCTGGCTGCCCGTGCGGATAACAATGTACCAACCGGTGCTGCTCTACACCACCGAGGAGCACGGCTGCTCGCTGACCACGTTCTACGTCCGGGTGGAGCAGCACGAGCCCACGCTGCTCATGATCAAGACGTGCAATAATGAG GTATTTGGAGCATACTGCTCCTCGCGCTGGTTTGAGAGGAATGTGAAAGATGACAAGGGCCAACGACAGGCCTACTTTGGCACCGGCGAAACCTTTTTGTTCTCCCTATATCCAGAGCGAGCCAAGTACCCCTGGGTGGGCATTGAGGGCGACAAGGATCTGGGACACAGTTCCGAGCTGTTTATGGCGGCCGACTCCAAGATGATAACCATTGGTGGAGG CGAGGGTCAGGCCATTTGGATGGACGAGAACATACGTTTTGGCAAGACGGACAGCTGCAAAACCTTCAATAATCCGCCGCTGTGTCCGTCCGGCGACTTTGAGATCCGGGTGCTGGAGGTCTACGGCTTTGTGGGCATCTAA
- the LOC128262957 gene encoding GTPase-activating protein skywalker isoform X7: MVGKVLGIKDLEQFSSRRSSVYVDPECDKFFELPLFIAASSNDITTKCQCFQFSPGKEPALRSFTEIQQLLQQAKKRDVKNILRENSWPINSPIRSQLWPLLCGQHQTKQQMLDGFYWEMVHQVFGTTELSEKPIMLPAFVDATHCLPYHLTSTGRAVADRIVNVLGYDCPDITYSPVLYPITSILLHFMSEEEAYMCLAGLVGSKEKVFINQTKLQHEVTWKTVMQIAKKHTKSATSYFQRICPGLKLERIFMDWCWWILAGLPFQHLVRIMDCYFHEGIKVLYRVALVILNLFHKECQSNNEWSPDNIKNDIGNALIKFCKKIPVSPAKLLHAAFSIRGLSTQYISRIFIKTEMLLKSRSVLTSGSKQLIKSRSSDNLPTSQSQVNIQMMSHTLTIREKLHSESCRNLLFTLWSWLPVRITMYQPVLLYTTEEHGCSLTTFYVRVEQHEPTLLMIKTCNNEVFGAYCSSRWFERNVKDDKGQRQAYFGTGETFLFSLYPERAKYPWVGIEGDKDLGHSSELFMAADSKMITIGGGEGQAIWMDENIRFGKTDSCKTFNNPPLCPSGDFEIRVLEVYGFVGI; the protein is encoded by the exons ATGGTTGGCAAAGTCTTGGGCATTAAAGACTTGGAGCAGTTTAGCAGCCGGCGCAGCAGTGTCTACGTCGATCCCGAGTGCGACAAGTTCTTCGAGCTGCCGCTCTTCATCGCGGCCAGCTCGAACGACATCACCACCAAATGCCAGTGCTTCCAGTTCAGTCCAG GCAAAGAGCCGGCACTGCGCTCCTTCACCGAGATCCAACAGCTGTTGCAGCAGGCCAAGAAACGTGACGTGAAAAACATACTCAGGGAGAACTCATGGCCCATTAATTCCCCGATCCGATCCCAGCTATGGCCGTTGCTGTGTGGCCAGCACCAGACCAAGCAACAGATGCTGGATGGCTTTTACTGGGAAATGGTTCACCAG GTCTTTGGCACCACGGAGCTGTCGGAGAAACCGATCATGCTGCCCGCCTTTGTGGACGCCACCCACTGTTTGCCCTATCACTTGACCAGCACGGGACGAGCCGTGGCCGATCGCATCGTGAATGTCCTGGGCTACGACTGCCCCGATATTACCTACAGTCCAGTATTGTATCCAATTACATCGATACTTTTGCATTTCATGTCGG AGGAGGAGGCGTACATGTGTTTGGCCGGTCTGGTGGGCAGCAAGGAAAAGGTATTCATCAATCAAACCAAACTACAGCACGAGGTCACCTGGAAAACGGTGATGCAGATAGCCAAAAAGCACACG AAAAGTGCAACTTCGTATTTCCAACGTATTTGCCCGGGCCTGAAGCTGGAGCGCATCTTCATGGACTGGTGCTGGTGGATTCTAGCGGGTCTTCCCTTCCAGCATCTGGTGCGGATCATGGACTGCTACTTCCACGAGGGCATCAAGGTCCTGTACCGTGTGGCCCTTGTCATACTCAACCTGTTTCACAAGGAGTGCCAGTCGAACAACGAATGGAGTCCggataatattaaaaacgaCATTGGCAATGCGCTAATCAAGTTCTGCAAGAAGATACCAGTGTCACCGGCGAAGTTGCTCCATGCCGCGTTTAGTATTAGGGGACTGAG TACCCAGTATATTTCTAGAATATTTATCAAGACTGAAATGCTACTAAAAAGCCGTTCCGTGCTCACCAGCGGTTCGAAGCAATTAATCAAATCGCGTTCAAGTGATAATCTGCCCACTAGTCAGTCGCAGGTCAACATCCAAATGATGTCGCACACCTTGACCATCCGAGAG aaGCTGCACTCCGAGAGCTGTCGCAATTTG CTGTTCACGCTGTGGTCCTGGCTGCCCGTGCGGATAACAATGTACCAACCGGTGCTGCTCTACACCACCGAGGAGCACGGCTGCTCGCTGACCACGTTCTACGTCCGGGTGGAGCAGCACGAGCCCACGCTGCTCATGATCAAGACGTGCAATAATGAG GTATTTGGAGCATACTGCTCCTCGCGCTGGTTTGAGAGGAATGTGAAAGATGACAAGGGCCAACGACAGGCCTACTTTGGCACCGGCGAAACCTTTTTGTTCTCCCTATATCCAGAGCGAGCCAAGTACCCCTGGGTGGGCATTGAGGGCGACAAGGATCTGGGACACAGTTCCGAGCTGTTTATGGCGGCCGACTCCAAGATGATAACCATTGGTGGAGG CGAGGGTCAGGCCATTTGGATGGACGAGAACATACGTTTTGGCAAGACGGACAGCTGCAAAACCTTCAATAATCCGCCGCTGTGTCCGTCCGGCGACTTTGAGATCCGGGTGCTGGAGGTCTACGGCTTTGTGGGCATCTAA
- the LOC128262957 gene encoding GTPase-activating protein skywalker isoform X9, with amino-acid sequence MPYHRGGDASSQADKLSGIVEESDLYEGFAPHVETSEIKTLDFYNLPKQTGKEPALRSFTEIQQLLQQAKKRDVKNILRENSWPINSPIRSQLWPLLCGQHQTKQQMLDGFYWEMVHQVFGTTELSEKPIMLPAFVDATHCLPYHLTSTGRAVADRIVNVLGYDCPDITYSPVLYPITSILLHFMSEEEAYMCLAGLVGSKEKVFINQTKLQHEVTWKTVMQIAKKHTKSATSYFQRICPGLKLERIFMDWCWWILAGLPFQHLVRIMDCYFHEGIKVLYRVALVILNLFHKECQSNNEWSPDNIKNDIGNALIKFCKKIPVSPAKLLHAAFSIRGLSTQYISRIFIKTEMLLKSRSVLTSGSKQLIKSRSSDNLPTSQSQVNIQMMSHTLTIRELFTLWSWLPVRITMYQPVLLYTTEEHGCSLTTFYVRVEQHEPTLLMIKTCNNEVFGAYCSSRWFERNVKDDKGQRQAYFGTGETFLFSLYPERAKYPWVGIEGDKDLGHSSELFMAADSKMITIGGGEGQAIWMDENIRFGKTDSCKTFNNPPLCPSGDFEIRVLEVYGFVGI; translated from the exons GCAAAGAGCCGGCACTGCGCTCCTTCACCGAGATCCAACAGCTGTTGCAGCAGGCCAAGAAACGTGACGTGAAAAACATACTCAGGGAGAACTCATGGCCCATTAATTCCCCGATCCGATCCCAGCTATGGCCGTTGCTGTGTGGCCAGCACCAGACCAAGCAACAGATGCTGGATGGCTTTTACTGGGAAATGGTTCACCAG GTCTTTGGCACCACGGAGCTGTCGGAGAAACCGATCATGCTGCCCGCCTTTGTGGACGCCACCCACTGTTTGCCCTATCACTTGACCAGCACGGGACGAGCCGTGGCCGATCGCATCGTGAATGTCCTGGGCTACGACTGCCCCGATATTACCTACAGTCCAGTATTGTATCCAATTACATCGATACTTTTGCATTTCATGTCGG AGGAGGAGGCGTACATGTGTTTGGCCGGTCTGGTGGGCAGCAAGGAAAAGGTATTCATCAATCAAACCAAACTACAGCACGAGGTCACCTGGAAAACGGTGATGCAGATAGCCAAAAAGCACACG AAAAGTGCAACTTCGTATTTCCAACGTATTTGCCCGGGCCTGAAGCTGGAGCGCATCTTCATGGACTGGTGCTGGTGGATTCTAGCGGGTCTTCCCTTCCAGCATCTGGTGCGGATCATGGACTGCTACTTCCACGAGGGCATCAAGGTCCTGTACCGTGTGGCCCTTGTCATACTCAACCTGTTTCACAAGGAGTGCCAGTCGAACAACGAATGGAGTCCggataatattaaaaacgaCATTGGCAATGCGCTAATCAAGTTCTGCAAGAAGATACCAGTGTCACCGGCGAAGTTGCTCCATGCCGCGTTTAGTATTAGGGGACTGAG TACCCAGTATATTTCTAGAATATTTATCAAGACTGAAATGCTACTAAAAAGCCGTTCCGTGCTCACCAGCGGTTCGAAGCAATTAATCAAATCGCGTTCAAGTGATAATCTGCCCACTAGTCAGTCGCAGGTCAACATCCAAATGATGTCGCACACCTTGACCATCCGAGAG CTGTTCACGCTGTGGTCCTGGCTGCCCGTGCGGATAACAATGTACCAACCGGTGCTGCTCTACACCACCGAGGAGCACGGCTGCTCGCTGACCACGTTCTACGTCCGGGTGGAGCAGCACGAGCCCACGCTGCTCATGATCAAGACGTGCAATAATGAG GTATTTGGAGCATACTGCTCCTCGCGCTGGTTTGAGAGGAATGTGAAAGATGACAAGGGCCAACGACAGGCCTACTTTGGCACCGGCGAAACCTTTTTGTTCTCCCTATATCCAGAGCGAGCCAAGTACCCCTGGGTGGGCATTGAGGGCGACAAGGATCTGGGACACAGTTCCGAGCTGTTTATGGCGGCCGACTCCAAGATGATAACCATTGGTGGAGG CGAGGGTCAGGCCATTTGGATGGACGAGAACATACGTTTTGGCAAGACGGACAGCTGCAAAACCTTCAATAATCCGCCGCTGTGTCCGTCCGGCGACTTTGAGATCCGGGTGCTGGAGGTCTACGGCTTTGTGGGCATCTAA
- the LOC128262957 gene encoding GTPase-activating protein skywalker isoform X8: MVGKVLGIKDLEQFSSRRSSVYVDPECDKFFELPLFIAASSNDITTKCQCFQFSPGKEPALRSFTEIQQLLQQAKKRDVKNILRENSWPINSPIRSQLWPLLCGQHQTKQQMLDGFYWEMVHQVFGTTELSEKPIMLPAFVDATHCLPYHLTSTGRAVADRIVNVLGYDCPDITYSPVLYPITSILLHFMSEEEAYMCLAGLVGSKEKVFINQTKLQHEVTWKTVMQIAKKHTKSATSYFQRICPGLKLERIFMDWCWWILAGLPFQHLVRIMDCYFHEGIKVLYRVALVILNLFHKECQSNNEWSPDNIKNDIGNALIKFCKKIPVSPAKLLHAAFSIRGLSTQYISRIFIKTEMLLKSRSVLTSGSKQLIKSRSSDNLPTSQSQVNIQMMSHTLTIRELFTLWSWLPVRITMYQPVLLYTTEEHGCSLTTFYVRVEQHEPTLLMIKTCNNEVFGAYCSSRWFERNVKDDKGQRQAYFGTGETFLFSLYPERAKYPWVGIEGDKDLGHSSELFMAADSKMITIGGGEGQAIWMDENIRFGKTDSCKTFNNPPLCPSGDFEIRVLEVYGFVGI, translated from the exons ATGGTTGGCAAAGTCTTGGGCATTAAAGACTTGGAGCAGTTTAGCAGCCGGCGCAGCAGTGTCTACGTCGATCCCGAGTGCGACAAGTTCTTCGAGCTGCCGCTCTTCATCGCGGCCAGCTCGAACGACATCACCACCAAATGCCAGTGCTTCCAGTTCAGTCCAG GCAAAGAGCCGGCACTGCGCTCCTTCACCGAGATCCAACAGCTGTTGCAGCAGGCCAAGAAACGTGACGTGAAAAACATACTCAGGGAGAACTCATGGCCCATTAATTCCCCGATCCGATCCCAGCTATGGCCGTTGCTGTGTGGCCAGCACCAGACCAAGCAACAGATGCTGGATGGCTTTTACTGGGAAATGGTTCACCAG GTCTTTGGCACCACGGAGCTGTCGGAGAAACCGATCATGCTGCCCGCCTTTGTGGACGCCACCCACTGTTTGCCCTATCACTTGACCAGCACGGGACGAGCCGTGGCCGATCGCATCGTGAATGTCCTGGGCTACGACTGCCCCGATATTACCTACAGTCCAGTATTGTATCCAATTACATCGATACTTTTGCATTTCATGTCGG AGGAGGAGGCGTACATGTGTTTGGCCGGTCTGGTGGGCAGCAAGGAAAAGGTATTCATCAATCAAACCAAACTACAGCACGAGGTCACCTGGAAAACGGTGATGCAGATAGCCAAAAAGCACACG AAAAGTGCAACTTCGTATTTCCAACGTATTTGCCCGGGCCTGAAGCTGGAGCGCATCTTCATGGACTGGTGCTGGTGGATTCTAGCGGGTCTTCCCTTCCAGCATCTGGTGCGGATCATGGACTGCTACTTCCACGAGGGCATCAAGGTCCTGTACCGTGTGGCCCTTGTCATACTCAACCTGTTTCACAAGGAGTGCCAGTCGAACAACGAATGGAGTCCggataatattaaaaacgaCATTGGCAATGCGCTAATCAAGTTCTGCAAGAAGATACCAGTGTCACCGGCGAAGTTGCTCCATGCCGCGTTTAGTATTAGGGGACTGAG TACCCAGTATATTTCTAGAATATTTATCAAGACTGAAATGCTACTAAAAAGCCGTTCCGTGCTCACCAGCGGTTCGAAGCAATTAATCAAATCGCGTTCAAGTGATAATCTGCCCACTAGTCAGTCGCAGGTCAACATCCAAATGATGTCGCACACCTTGACCATCCGAGAG CTGTTCACGCTGTGGTCCTGGCTGCCCGTGCGGATAACAATGTACCAACCGGTGCTGCTCTACACCACCGAGGAGCACGGCTGCTCGCTGACCACGTTCTACGTCCGGGTGGAGCAGCACGAGCCCACGCTGCTCATGATCAAGACGTGCAATAATGAG GTATTTGGAGCATACTGCTCCTCGCGCTGGTTTGAGAGGAATGTGAAAGATGACAAGGGCCAACGACAGGCCTACTTTGGCACCGGCGAAACCTTTTTGTTCTCCCTATATCCAGAGCGAGCCAAGTACCCCTGGGTGGGCATTGAGGGCGACAAGGATCTGGGACACAGTTCCGAGCTGTTTATGGCGGCCGACTCCAAGATGATAACCATTGGTGGAGG CGAGGGTCAGGCCATTTGGATGGACGAGAACATACGTTTTGGCAAGACGGACAGCTGCAAAACCTTCAATAATCCGCCGCTGTGTCCGTCCGGCGACTTTGAGATCCGGGTGCTGGAGGTCTACGGCTTTGTGGGCATCTAA